A section of the Gottschalkia purinilytica genome encodes:
- a CDS encoding HK97-gp10 family putative phage morphogenesis protein: MAKVDVRMPEDFLLKVSKLAEQTDVIIPKVLEVGGEVVLAKVKDNLRSVVGKGTKYPSKSTGELVSSLGVTSAKQDRKGNYNVKVGFSEPRSDGGSNAKIANIIEYGKHGQPARPFLKPAKSKSRKQCVEAMTAKLEEEINRL, translated from the coding sequence ATGGCTAAAGTGGATGTAAGAATGCCTGAGGACTTTCTTCTTAAGGTATCTAAATTGGCTGAGCAAACTGATGTGATTATCCCAAAGGTACTAGAAGTTGGTGGCGAAGTTGTGCTTGCTAAAGTCAAAGATAATTTACGCTCTGTTGTTGGAAAGGGAACAAAATACCCGTCCAAATCCACTGGAGAACTTGTATCCTCCCTTGGTGTTACTTCAGCAAAACAAGACCGTAAAGGTAATTATAATGTCAAGGTTGGGTTTTCAGAACCCAGAAGCGATGGTGGTAGCAATGCAAAAATTGCTAATATCATTGAATATGGTAAACATGGGCAGCCTGCAAGGCCATTTCTAAAACCCGCAAAATCTAAATCAAGAAAGCAGTGTGTGGAGGCCATGACTGCCAAACTGGAGGAGGAGATTAACAGACTATGA
- a CDS encoding phage major capsid protein — MSKILELREKRAKVWDAAKAFLDSKRGGDGLLSAEDTQTYEKMETEVVALGKEIERLERQAVIDLELSKATSSPITNTPSKHADDKTGRASAEYKKAFWNAMRTRAGEGLDVNVRNALQIGTDSEGGYLVPDEFERTLVEALEEENIFRSLANVINTSSGDRKIPVVATKGTASWVDEEGTIPDSDDSFGQVSIGAYKLATMIKVSEELLNDSVFNLEAYISKEFARRIGNKEEEAFFTGDGSGKPTGILASTGGAQIGVTTAGATAITMDEVLDLFYSLKAPYRNKAVFVMNDATVKAIRKLKDGQGQYLWQPSLQAGTPDTILNRPLYTSAYMPTIAAAAKSIAFGDFSYYWVADRQGRVFKRLNELYAVTGQVGFVATQRVDGKLILPEAIKVLQQKA; from the coding sequence ATGAGTAAAATTCTTGAATTGCGCGAGAAACGCGCTAAGGTTTGGGATGCGGCGAAGGCATTCCTTGATTCAAAACGTGGCGGTGATGGATTGTTATCCGCAGAGGACACACAAACCTATGAAAAGATGGAAACTGAAGTTGTTGCACTTGGTAAGGAAATAGAACGTTTGGAACGTCAGGCGGTTATTGACTTAGAACTTTCCAAAGCCACTAGTAGCCCTATTACAAACACACCATCCAAACATGCCGATGATAAGACAGGACGTGCGTCTGCAGAGTACAAGAAAGCATTCTGGAATGCTATGCGTACTCGTGCAGGTGAAGGCCTTGATGTAAACGTAAGAAATGCCCTTCAAATCGGTACAGACTCCGAGGGTGGTTATCTTGTGCCTGACGAGTTTGAACGTACCTTAGTAGAGGCTCTTGAGGAAGAGAACATTTTCCGTTCACTGGCCAATGTTATCAATACATCTTCTGGCGATAGGAAAATTCCTGTTGTAGCTACAAAAGGTACTGCTTCCTGGGTGGATGAAGAAGGCACTATCCCAGATAGCGATGATAGTTTCGGACAGGTTTCTATAGGAGCTTACAAACTCGCTACCATGATCAAAGTTTCCGAGGAACTTCTTAACGATTCTGTGTTCAATCTTGAAGCCTACATCTCTAAGGAGTTTGCAAGACGTATCGGTAACAAAGAGGAAGAAGCGTTCTTTACTGGTGATGGATCTGGAAAACCGACAGGTATACTTGCTTCTACAGGTGGTGCCCAAATTGGTGTGACTACTGCAGGTGCTACGGCAATTACTATGGACGAGGTACTTGATCTGTTCTATTCACTAAAGGCACCTTACCGTAATAAGGCTGTATTCGTTATGAACGACGCCACTGTAAAAGCAATCCGTAAACTAAAGGATGGTCAAGGACAGTACCTATGGCAACCTTCCTTACAGGCAGGTACACCGGATACTATCCTCAATCGACCATTGTATACTTCTGCATATATGCCAACTATTGCTGCAGCTGCAAAGAGTATCGCATTTGGTGATTTTAGTTATTACTGGGTAGCTGATCGTCAGGGTCGTGTATTTAAGAGACTTAATGAACTTTATGCTGTTACTGGCCAAGTAGGCTTTGTTGCTACTCAGCGTGTGGATGGAAAATTAATTCTACCTGAAGCCATAAAAGTACTTCAGCAGAAAGCTTAA
- a CDS encoding DUF4314 domain-containing protein, with product MNIIHPEMLKQLRSYYTPGTRVMLLKMNDPYTKLQPGDKGTVTSVDDLGTIHVSWDSGSSLGVVFGEDLCKKIEE from the coding sequence ATGAATATCATTCACCCAGAAATGCTAAAGCAACTTAGAAGTTATTACACTCCAGGAACTCGTGTCATGCTACTTAAGATGAATGACCCTTATACCAAGCTTCAGCCAGGAGATAAAGGTACGGTTACTAGTGTTGATGATTTGGGAACTATCCACGTCAGTTGGGATTCAGGCAGTTCCCTTGGAGTGGTTTTTGGAGAGGATTTATGCAAGAAAATCGAAGAATAA
- a CDS encoding terminase large subunit translates to MRKLKKYKPTAFIAEGSYYDKDAADYAVAFIEALSHTKGSWAGKPFELIDWQEQIVRDLFGILKPNGYRQFNTAYIEIPKKMGKSELAAAIALLLTCGDGEERAEVYGCAADRQQASIVFEVAADMVRMCPALNKRVKLLASTKRLVYLPTNSFYQVLSAEAYSKHGFNIHGVVFDELHTQPNRKLFDVMTKGSGDARTQPLYFLITTAGTDTQSICYETHQKAVDIIEGRKYDPTFYPVIYGAKEEDDWTDPKVWKKANPSLGITVSIDKVRAACESAKQNPAEENSFRQLRLNQWVKQSVRWMPMAKWDACAFPVKPESLEGRVCYGGLDLSSTTDITAFVLVFPPEDETDKYTVLPYFWMPEDNIDLRVRRDHVQYDLWEKQGYILTTEGNVVHYGYIEKFIEELGEKYNIREIAFDRWGAVQMVQNLEGLGFTVVPFGQGFKDMSPPTKELMKLTLEERIAHGGHPVLRWMMDNIYIKTDPAGNIKPDKEKSTEKIDGAVATIMALDRAIRCGPGNSGDSVYDERGLIIL, encoded by the coding sequence ATGCGGAAACTGAAGAAATATAAGCCGACCGCCTTTATAGCTGAAGGGTCATATTACGATAAGGACGCTGCTGATTACGCTGTGGCTTTTATCGAAGCACTCTCCCATACGAAAGGTTCATGGGCAGGCAAGCCTTTTGAACTTATCGACTGGCAGGAACAAATTGTCCGTGATTTATTCGGTATCTTAAAACCTAATGGATACCGGCAGTTTAACACGGCTTATATAGAAATACCTAAAAAGATGGGAAAAAGCGAGCTTGCAGCAGCAATCGCACTTCTCCTCACTTGTGGAGATGGTGAAGAACGAGCAGAGGTATACGGTTGTGCCGCAGATCGCCAGCAGGCATCAATTGTATTTGAAGTAGCAGCCGATATGGTGCGGATGTGTCCAGCGCTGAATAAACGAGTGAAGTTGCTGGCTTCAACTAAACGACTGGTGTACCTGCCGACCAACAGCTTTTATCAGGTATTGTCGGCTGAAGCCTATTCAAAACACGGCTTCAATATACATGGTGTTGTTTTTGATGAACTTCATACTCAGCCAAATAGGAAACTATTTGATGTTATGACAAAAGGGTCTGGTGATGCGAGAACCCAACCGCTATATTTTCTTATCACCACTGCAGGGACGGATACCCAGAGTATCTGCTATGAAACACACCAAAAAGCGGTTGATATTATTGAGGGCAGAAAATACGATCCTACTTTTTATCCCGTAATCTACGGTGCCAAAGAAGAGGATGATTGGACTGATCCTAAAGTATGGAAGAAAGCAAATCCAAGCTTAGGAATTACAGTAAGTATCGATAAAGTTAGAGCCGCTTGTGAAAGTGCAAAGCAGAACCCTGCTGAGGAAAATAGCTTTCGACAGCTGCGTCTGAACCAGTGGGTTAAGCAATCTGTCCGTTGGATGCCAATGGCAAAGTGGGATGCCTGTGCGTTTCCAGTAAAACCAGAGAGCCTTGAAGGTAGAGTATGCTATGGAGGACTTGATTTATCCTCTACCACTGACATTACAGCCTTCGTGCTGGTGTTCCCACCGGAAGATGAAACAGATAAATATACCGTTCTCCCGTATTTTTGGATGCCGGAGGATAATATTGACCTCCGAGTTCGACGAGACCACGTGCAATACGACCTTTGGGAGAAGCAAGGCTATATTTTAACCACCGAGGGAAATGTAGTCCATTATGGATACATTGAAAAATTCATTGAAGAACTGGGGGAAAAGTACAACATTCGAGAGATTGCTTTTGACCGCTGGGGCGCTGTTCAGATGGTGCAAAATCTTGAAGGGTTAGGCTTTACTGTAGTTCCTTTCGGTCAAGGTTTTAAAGATATGTCACCACCTACAAAGGAACTTATGAAATTGACATTAGAAGAAAGAATAGCACACGGCGGGCATCCAGTACTACGGTGGATGATGGATAACATCTATATAAAAACAGATCCGGCTGGAAATATAAAACCGGACAAGGAAAAAAGTACAGAAAAAATAGATGGAGCAGTGGCAACTATTATGGCACTCGACCGCGCCATCCGCTGTGGACCAGGTAATAGTGGAGACTCGGTGTATGACGAGAGAGGTTTAATAATTCTATAA
- a CDS encoding head-tail connector protein: protein MTTDNLLPKVKANLILTHDADDGLLLHYIKAAVSYAESYQHVAEGYYTENIMPPTTEQAVIMLSSHFYESRDGSTAGFFADSVQAGQQVWNTVNLLLRLDRDWKV from the coding sequence ATGACAACTGATAATCTTCTCCCTAAAGTAAAAGCAAATCTGATCCTGACGCATGATGCAGACGATGGACTTCTGCTGCATTACATCAAAGCCGCCGTCTCTTATGCGGAAAGTTATCAGCATGTTGCTGAGGGTTATTACACTGAAAACATCATGCCCCCAACAACTGAACAGGCAGTAATCATGCTGTCGAGTCATTTCTACGAAAGCAGAGATGGCTCGACGGCTGGTTTCTTCGCCGATAGCGTACAAGCGGGGCAGCAGGTTTGGAACACAGTGAACCTACTTCTTAGACTAGACCGGGATTGGAAGGTGTAG
- a CDS encoding head-tail adaptor protein, translating to MSYGKMNTFIDIVSVENDKDSEGFGTISDTIIASVRAYKEERHGNEKWANRAVFSEATVLFCFRRIPSIHVTTKMVIVDSDGRYEITGVEDVKGRGMYIEVLAKKVVASNG from the coding sequence ATGAGTTATGGGAAAATGAATACCTTTATCGATATAGTTTCCGTTGAAAATGATAAGGATAGCGAGGGCTTTGGTACAATCAGTGACACTATTATTGCCTCGGTTCGTGCGTATAAGGAAGAACGACATGGTAATGAGAAATGGGCAAACAGGGCGGTATTTTCTGAAGCAACCGTTCTTTTTTGTTTTCGAAGGATCCCTAGTATCCATGTGACAACAAAAATGGTCATTGTAGATAGTGATGGGCGGTATGAAATTACCGGTGTAGAAGATGTAAAAGGCCGAGGAATGTATATTGAGGTTTTAGCAAAAAAGGTGGTGGCATCGAATGGCTAA
- a CDS encoding DUF5049 domain-containing protein, translating to MNEIIKQQILSIRESGVTNMFDVDRVQYEANERGFYELVVYLIDHKAEYAHFILTGEVDKKK from the coding sequence ATGAATGAGATAATTAAGCAACAAATCCTTTCCATCCGAGAAAGTGGAGTCACAAATATGTTTGATGTGGACCGAGTACAGTATGAGGCAAATGAACGAGGGTTTTATGAATTGGTAGTCTATTTAATAGACCATAAAGCAGAATATGCCCATTTCATACTGACGGGTGAAGTGGATAAAAAGAAATAA
- a CDS encoding phage portal protein — protein MNLLKGLFRSRDKPQNRVGSAFSFLFGGTSSGKTVNERTAMQATAVYACVRILAEAIAGLPLHVYRYRSDGGKEKIPFHPLYYLLHDEPNPEMTSFVFRETLMSHLLLWGNAYAQIVRNGRGQAIALYPLLPNKMEVSRASNGELVYTYYRDTDESGLNPKGGYVTLRKDDVLHIPGLGFDGLIGYSPIAMAKNAIGMSLATEEYGAAFFANGANPGGVLEHPGVIKDIQRVKDSWNSAYQGTAKAHKIAVLEEGMKFQAIGIPPEQAQFLETRKFQINEIARIFRVPPHMVGDLEKSSFSNIEQQSLEFVKYTLDPWVVRWEQSLQQSLILPSEKTSVFIKFNLDGLLRGDYQSRMNGYAIGRQNGWMSANDIRELEDMNRIPAEEGGDLYLVNGNMTKLADAGAFAKTEGGQ, from the coding sequence ATGAATTTATTAAAAGGACTGTTTCGTTCAAGGGACAAACCGCAAAACCGTGTGGGTAGCGCATTTTCCTTCCTGTTTGGCGGTACATCATCTGGCAAAACAGTAAATGAGCGTACTGCAATGCAAGCAACAGCGGTGTATGCCTGCGTAAGAATACTAGCTGAAGCGATTGCTGGACTGCCACTACATGTATATAGATATCGTTCTGATGGAGGTAAAGAAAAGATTCCTTTCCACCCTTTGTATTACCTTCTTCATGATGAACCAAATCCAGAGATGACTTCATTTGTGTTTCGAGAAACACTGATGAGTCATCTTTTACTTTGGGGCAATGCTTATGCACAGATAGTTCGAAATGGTCGTGGCCAGGCAATTGCGCTTTATCCCCTACTTCCTAACAAGATGGAAGTAAGTCGAGCATCAAATGGTGAACTGGTTTATACCTACTACCGGGATACAGACGAAAGTGGCCTGAATCCAAAAGGAGGCTATGTCACACTTCGCAAAGATGATGTACTTCACATACCAGGCTTAGGCTTTGATGGACTCATTGGCTATAGCCCCATTGCTATGGCAAAAAATGCAATCGGTATGTCACTTGCTACTGAAGAGTACGGTGCGGCATTCTTTGCTAATGGAGCCAATCCCGGCGGTGTGCTGGAGCACCCGGGAGTAATTAAAGACATACAGAGAGTGAAGGATAGCTGGAATAGTGCTTACCAAGGCACAGCTAAGGCACATAAAATCGCTGTATTGGAAGAGGGCATGAAGTTTCAAGCCATCGGTATACCTCCAGAACAGGCTCAGTTTTTAGAAACACGGAAATTTCAAATCAATGAGATTGCGAGGATTTTCCGTGTGCCTCCTCATATGGTGGGAGATCTTGAGAAATCTAGCTTCTCCAATATCGAGCAGCAGTCGTTGGAGTTTGTAAAATACACTCTCGATCCGTGGGTGGTGAGATGGGAGCAAAGTCTCCAGCAATCGCTTATTTTGCCTTCTGAGAAAACATCAGTATTCATCAAGTTCAACTTAGATGGTCTGCTTCGCGGCGATTATCAAAGCCGAATGAATGGCTATGCTATTGGGCGACAAAATGGCTGGATGTCAGCTAATGATATCCGTGAATTGGAGGACATGAACCGTATCCCAGCTGAGGAAGGTGGCGATTTATATCTGGTTAACGGAAATATGACGAAACTGGCTGACGCAGGAGCGTTTGCCAAAACCGAAGGAGGTCAGTAA
- a CDS encoding head fiber protein, whose protein sequence is MSYNTKNYTEQGGEKTVIGGTLEIKEGASVTGLSADPLLVATEETLGGVKAAAADEGDTVEIKIGEDGKLYAPTYPTDATESVSGLVKMAANQSDSIAEDTATLVTDFNALLAKLKAAGLMAADEE, encoded by the coding sequence ATGAGCTATAACACAAAGAATTATACCGAACAAGGCGGAGAGAAAACTGTTATAGGCGGAACACTTGAAATCAAGGAAGGAGCCTCGGTAACGGGGCTCTCCGCCGATCCGCTTCTCGTTGCCACAGAGGAGACTCTCGGTGGTGTAAAAGCCGCCGCTGCTGATGAGGGTGATACTGTCGAAATCAAAATTGGTGAAGATGGTAAGCTGTATGCTCCAACATATCCTACCGATGCTACGGAGTCAGTCTCTGGGCTGGTAAAAATGGCTGCTAATCAATCCGACAGCATAGCCGAGGATACAGCCACTCTTGTCACGGATTTTAATGCTCTGCTCGCTAAACTAAAAGCGGCTGGGTTAATGGCAGCAGACGAAGAATGA
- a CDS encoding gamma-glutamylcyclotransferase family protein — protein MKNKLYLAYGSNLNLKQMADRCPTAKVVGASQINDHRLLFRGAHAGAVATIEPFEGGNVPVLVWEITPTDEAALDRYEGWPFLYRKETIKVKLGSKTVKAMVYIMNDGRPLGQPSCYYYSTILEGYKSVGFDVEILRKATTDSIESEEVANE, from the coding sequence ATGAAGAATAAATTATATCTTGCCTATGGCTCCAACCTTAATCTAAAGCAAATGGCCGACAGATGCCCCACAGCGAAGGTGGTAGGAGCAAGTCAAATCAATGACCACCGCCTATTATTTCGAGGGGCACACGCGGGCGCTGTGGCGACAATCGAGCCTTTTGAGGGTGGCAACGTACCAGTTTTAGTTTGGGAGATTACACCGACCGATGAAGCGGCACTTGACCGTTACGAGGGATGGCCGTTCCTTTATCGAAAGGAAACAATAAAAGTGAAGTTGGGAAGCAAAACCGTCAAGGCGATGGTCTACATCATGAATGATGGTAGACCGCTTGGACAGCCGAGTTGTTATTATTACAGTACAATTTTAGAAGGCTATAAGAGTGTGGGCTTCGATGTGGAAATCCTGCGCAAAGCGACAACCGATTCAATAGAATCGGAGGAGGTAGCCAATGAATGA
- a CDS encoding amidoligase family protein has product MLSAKFGIEIEFTGITRERAARVAAEYLQGIYSEGGTYYDTKKVKTSDGRVWKFMYDGSINCQRKEGRRKVAAGRDYSVELVSPILTYREDIETLQELVRKLRKSGAFTNTSCGIHIHLDGAEHTPRSIRNFVNIIASKNDLFYKALQIAPQRMNYCKKMDSILVEKINRKKPRTMRQIEDIWYEGYSESRNTHYHNSRYHFLNLHSFFTGNHTVELRGFNSELHAGKIRSYIVLALAINHQALTQKCASAKKPQVENEKFAMRTYLNRIGFIGDEFANCREHLTAALSGSAAWRFRAA; this is encoded by the coding sequence ATGTTAAGTGCAAAATTCGGGATTGAGATTGAATTTACAGGGATTACAAGGGAAAGGGCAGCTAGAGTCGCTGCAGAATATTTGCAAGGCATTTACAGTGAAGGCGGGACTTACTACGACACCAAGAAGGTAAAAACTTCAGATGGTCGAGTGTGGAAGTTTATGTACGATGGGAGCATCAACTGCCAAAGAAAAGAAGGTAGAAGAAAAGTAGCTGCAGGTAGAGATTATAGCGTTGAGCTGGTTAGTCCAATCCTAACCTACCGGGAGGACATTGAAACTTTGCAGGAGCTAGTAAGAAAGCTTCGCAAATCTGGAGCCTTTACAAATACATCTTGCGGAATTCACATTCATCTAGACGGTGCTGAACATACCCCACGAAGCATTCGAAACTTTGTAAATATCATTGCAAGCAAAAACGACTTATTTTATAAAGCACTTCAGATTGCACCGCAGAGAATGAATTACTGCAAAAAGATGGACAGCATTTTGGTTGAGAAGATAAACCGTAAAAAGCCTAGAACCATGAGACAAATTGAGGACATTTGGTACGAGGGCTACAGCGAGAGTAGAAACACTCATTACCACAACAGCCGCTACCATTTCCTCAACCTTCACAGCTTTTTTACCGGAAACCATACAGTTGAACTTAGAGGGTTCAATAGCGAACTTCATGCAGGAAAGATAAGAAGCTACATTGTTCTAGCACTTGCCATCAACCACCAAGCCTTAACACAAAAGTGTGCATCAGCAAAGAAACCGCAGGTGGAAAACGAGAAATTTGCCATGAGAACCTATCTAAACCGGATTGGTTTCATTGGGGATGAATTTGCAAACTGCAGAGAACATTTGACAGCAGCACTTTCGGGTTCAGCTGCATGGCGGTTTCGGGCGGCCTGA
- a CDS encoding head maturation protease, ClpP-related: protein MKKFWNWVRDSDEGRTLYLNGVISEETWWGDEVTPKMFKDELLAGTGDITVWINSPGGDVFAAAQIYNMLMDYTGKVTVKIDGLAASAASVIAMAGGDVYMSPVSMIMIHNPSTIAIGDSEEMLRAKALLDEVKESIINAYELKTGLSRTKLSHLMDAESWMNANKAIELGFADKIMFMESETPDLTDSLIFSRMAVTNSLISKLPKKQKQKTGTPIESLDKRLSLISH from the coding sequence ATGAAGAAGTTCTGGAATTGGGTGCGAGATTCTGATGAAGGGCGCACTCTCTATTTAAATGGAGTGATATCCGAAGAAACGTGGTGGGGTGATGAGGTCACACCTAAGATGTTCAAAGATGAACTGCTAGCTGGCACAGGTGATATTACAGTGTGGATTAACTCTCCTGGCGGGGATGTGTTTGCAGCAGCTCAGATTTACAACATGCTTATGGACTATACCGGAAAGGTCACTGTAAAAATTGACGGGCTTGCGGCAAGTGCAGCTTCCGTTATTGCAATGGCGGGTGGAGATGTATATATGTCGCCGGTATCCATGATCATGATTCATAACCCTTCGACCATTGCCATCGGTGACAGCGAGGAAATGCTGCGAGCAAAGGCTCTATTAGATGAAGTTAAGGAAAGTATTATTAATGCCTATGAGTTAAAGACTGGTCTTTCCCGAACAAAGCTTTCTCATCTGATGGATGCAGAGTCATGGATGAATGCAAATAAAGCCATAGAACTTGGTTTTGCAGATAAGATCATGTTTATGGAAAGTGAAACACCGGATTTGACGGATAGCCTTATCTTTAGCAGGATGGCGGTTACTAACTCACTTATTAGCAAACTACCCAAAAAACAAAAACAAAAGACAGGTACACCTATAGAGTCGCTGGATAAGCGGCTTTCTTTAATTTCTCACTAA
- a CDS encoding major tail protein produces MATIGLDRLYYAPITEDENGDETYGTPVMLAKAISAELSIELAEATLYADDGAAEIIKEFKNGTLSLGVDDIGRKAAESLTGATTDDNGVLISASEDGGSPVAIGFRAKKANGHYRYFWLYRVKFGVPSTNLATKGDSITFSTPTIEGTVSRRNKLDGNGNHPWKAEVNEDDEGVLPATISGWYTEVYEPVFAVSGGGE; encoded by the coding sequence ATGGCAACGATAGGACTTGACCGTCTCTATTATGCTCCCATTACAGAGGACGAAAACGGAGACGAAACCTACGGTACGCCCGTTATGCTGGCAAAGGCAATCTCCGCAGAGCTATCCATTGAACTTGCGGAAGCTACCCTTTACGCTGATGACGGAGCGGCAGAGATTATAAAAGAATTCAAAAACGGAACACTCTCCCTTGGTGTGGATGACATTGGACGTAAAGCTGCTGAGAGTCTCACAGGAGCAACTACAGATGATAATGGTGTACTTATTTCAGCTAGTGAGGATGGAGGAAGCCCTGTTGCTATCGGTTTTCGAGCGAAAAAGGCAAATGGACATTACCGCTACTTCTGGCTATACAGGGTAAAGTTTGGTGTTCCTTCAACCAACCTGGCTACAAAGGGAGATTCTATCACTTTTTCTACACCAACCATTGAGGGAACTGTATCGCGCAGAAATAAATTAGATGGAAATGGTAATCATCCGTGGAAAGCGGAGGTCAATGAAGATGATGAAGGAGTTTTACCAGCTACTATCAGTGGTTGGTATACGGAAGTCTATGAACCTGTTTTTGCTGTTTCTGGCGGAGGTGAATAA